One window of the Candidatus Chryseobacterium colombiense genome contains the following:
- a CDS encoding aminoacyl-histidine dipeptidase, giving the protein MELSNIEPQIIWKNFSKLNAVPRPSKKEEKVIAFIKEFGENLGLETTVDEVGNVIIKKPATSGMENRKSVVLQSHLDMVCQKNNDVNFDFDTEGIKMEIDGDWVKAKGTTLGADNGLGVATIMSILESSDIPHPALEALFTIDEETGMTGALGLKPGQLTGQILLNLDTEEDDEIDIGCAGGIDVTITQNYETEAANGQLVRLEVKGLQGGHSGMDIHKGFGNANIILGRLLYKGLEKENIQLISIDGGGLRNAIPREAVAIVSVRNAQEFILEVTDLKKEILEEFATIEAGIQINIENTTSSDQALSEADSKKIILTLKSLHNGVYRMSPDVKDLVESSNNVARVELKGGALKILNLSRSSVESSKYSVAEQLKSVAELAGMNVEFSGSYPGWKPKPGSEIVQLMEKIYVEKFSEKPHVVACHAGLECGIIGANYPEMEMVSFGPTIRGAHSPDERANIPSAQKFWMFTKDILANIPLK; this is encoded by the coding sequence ATGGAATTATCTAATATAGAACCGCAGATAATCTGGAAAAACTTCTCCAAATTAAATGCTGTTCCAAGACCTTCAAAAAAAGAGGAAAAAGTAATTGCTTTCATCAAAGAATTTGGCGAAAATCTAGGCCTGGAAACTACAGTAGATGAAGTAGGAAACGTAATCATTAAAAAACCTGCCACTTCAGGTATGGAAAACCGTAAATCCGTTGTTTTGCAGTCGCACTTAGATATGGTTTGCCAAAAAAACAATGATGTTAATTTCGATTTTGATACTGAAGGGATTAAAATGGAGATTGACGGAGACTGGGTAAAAGCAAAAGGAACGACTCTAGGAGCAGATAACGGATTAGGAGTTGCCACTATTATGTCAATTTTAGAAAGTTCAGACATTCCTCACCCAGCTTTGGAAGCTCTTTTCACTATCGATGAAGAAACCGGAATGACGGGTGCTTTAGGTTTAAAACCGGGTCAATTAACCGGACAGATTCTATTAAATCTTGATACTGAAGAGGATGATGAAATCGATATCGGCTGTGCAGGAGGAATTGATGTAACGATCACTCAAAACTATGAAACCGAAGCTGCAAACGGACAACTGGTAAGACTTGAAGTAAAAGGATTACAAGGGGGTCATTCAGGAATGGATATTCACAAAGGTTTCGGAAATGCCAATATTATTTTAGGAAGACTTCTTTATAAAGGCCTGGAAAAAGAGAATATCCAATTAATTTCTATTGACGGAGGCGGATTGAGAAATGCAATCCCTAGAGAAGCTGTAGCCATTGTTTCTGTAAGAAATGCTCAGGAATTCATTTTGGAAGTTACTGATCTTAAAAAAGAAATTCTAGAAGAATTTGCGACTATAGAAGCCGGAATTCAAATTAATATTGAAAATACCACATCTTCTGATCAAGCACTTTCCGAAGCAGATTCAAAGAAAATTATCTTAACGTTAAAATCTCTTCACAACGGAGTTTACAGAATGAGTCCCGATGTAAAAGATTTGGTAGAATCTTCGAACAATGTGGCAAGAGTAGAATTAAAGGGAGGCGCTTTAAAAATCTTAAACCTTTCGCGTTCTTCTGTAGAATCTTCTAAATATTCTGTAGCTGAGCAATTAAAATCGGTAGCAGAATTAGCAGGAATGAATGTAGAATTCAGTGGTTCTTACCCAGGATGGAAACCAAAACCAGGCTCAGAAATCGTCCAGCTGATGGAAAAAATCTATGTTGAAAAATTCAGTGAAAAACCACACGTTGTAGCTTGCCACGCAGGTTTGGAATGTGGAATTATCGGAGCTAACTATCCGGAAATGGAAATGGTAAGTTTCGGACCAACAATCAGAGGAGCCCACTCTCCGGATGAAAGGGCGAATATTCCTTCTGCTCAGAAATTCTGGATGTTCACTAAAGATATTTTAGCGAATATTCCTTTAAAATAA
- a CDS encoding 2Fe-2S iron-sulfur cluster-binding protein, with the protein MSDINIKITDREGVTHDIVAPTDMSMNLMEIIRSYELAEEGTIGVCGGMAMCASCQVYVVNDPGLEEMGAEEDAMLAEAFHVKDNSRLGCQLHIVPEMEGLEVEIAPYP; encoded by the coding sequence ATGTCAGATATTAATATAAAAATCACCGACAGAGAAGGGGTAACTCACGATATTGTAGCGCCTACGGATATGTCCATGAACTTAATGGAAATCATCCGTTCTTATGAATTGGCAGAGGAGGGTACGATCGGAGTTTGTGGAGGAATGGCAATGTGTGCTTCCTGTCAGGTATATGTAGTAAACGATCCTGGATTGGAAGAAATGGGTGCTGAAGAAGACGCAATGTTAGCAGAAGCGTTCCATGTAAAAGATAACAGCAGATTGGGTTGCCAGTTGCATATTGTCCCTGAAATGGAAGGGCTGGAAGTGGAAATCGCTCCTTATCCTTAG
- a CDS encoding pitrilysin family protein: protein MKKQLTYIAAAFLFAGTVSAQKIDLNAMPKPGPTPAINIAKPKTFQLKNGLTVMVVENNKLPRVSASLSMDRPPYNEGSVTGVSEIMAEQFENGTTSMSKDDFNKKVDYLGANLNFSSGGASLNSLSKYFPQVLGLMADAIINPKFSSEEIQNSKERAIEGLKSDEKNASSIAGRVSNALMYGKNTSRGEFETVESINKIQLADVQNVYKKYYAPDNAYLVIVGDVKFDQVKPLIEKAFNGWKKANTPITPLEPAENVAKTEINIVDVPSAVQSVVSLNNLNTLKMKDTNYFPAVIANYILGGGGEARLFMNLREKNGFTYGAYSSMVASKYSPQFSASASVRNEVTDKAVKEFMNELNAISTVKPEELENAKAKLKGSFIMSLEQPATIARFALNQKVQDLPADFYINYLKSIDKVTAADVTSAVKATILPNQSRIFIAGKASDISEGLEKLGYPVKYFDKEANPVAKPAVQKVDANVTVASVVDKYIAAIGGKANLAKITSYTTNATMSMQGQNLDFKIVKAQGGKELQTISMGAMTVQKQVFDGKTGYSEQGGQKVPMSKEEVAENLKNTELFEELGFAKSPDYKLAGIEKINGEDSYAIKSGDKAFYYSVKTGLKTGETETVKAQGQTMTIPTTFADYKDVSGVKMPYTITVNQMGMDMVMKVKSYEINQAKDSDFK, encoded by the coding sequence ATGAAAAAGCAATTAACATATATAGCTGCAGCGTTTTTATTCGCAGGAACGGTTTCAGCACAAAAAATAGATCTTAATGCAATGCCAAAGCCAGGACCAACTCCTGCGATCAACATTGCTAAGCCAAAAACTTTCCAACTAAAGAATGGTCTTACGGTAATGGTTGTGGAAAACAACAAATTGCCTAGAGTAAGTGCAAGTCTTTCTATGGACAGGCCTCCATACAACGAAGGAAGCGTAACTGGAGTAAGCGAAATCATGGCTGAACAGTTCGAAAACGGAACGACAAGCATGAGCAAAGATGATTTCAACAAAAAAGTGGATTATCTTGGAGCTAACCTTAATTTTAGCTCAGGAGGTGCAAGCTTAAATTCACTTTCTAAATATTTCCCTCAGGTTTTAGGTTTAATGGCCGATGCTATTATTAATCCTAAATTCTCTTCTGAGGAAATTCAGAATTCTAAAGAAAGAGCTATCGAAGGATTAAAATCTGACGAAAAAAATGCTTCTTCTATCGCCGGAAGAGTTTCTAATGCTTTGATGTATGGGAAAAATACTTCAAGAGGTGAGTTTGAAACCGTTGAATCTATCAACAAAATTCAGTTGGCTGACGTACAAAACGTTTATAAAAAATATTATGCTCCGGACAATGCTTATTTAGTAATTGTTGGAGATGTTAAATTTGATCAGGTAAAACCTTTGATTGAAAAGGCTTTCAATGGCTGGAAAAAAGCAAATACACCGATCACTCCTTTAGAGCCGGCTGAAAATGTTGCTAAAACTGAAATTAATATCGTCGATGTTCCTTCTGCTGTGCAGTCTGTTGTTTCTTTGAACAACCTGAACACATTAAAAATGAAGGATACTAACTATTTCCCTGCAGTTATTGCTAACTACATCCTTGGTGGTGGTGGTGAAGCCAGACTTTTCATGAACCTTCGTGAGAAAAACGGATTCACTTACGGGGCTTATTCAAGCATGGTGGCAAGTAAGTATTCTCCACAGTTTTCTGCAAGTGCGAGTGTAAGAAATGAGGTTACAGACAAAGCGGTTAAAGAATTCATGAATGAGCTTAATGCAATTTCTACTGTAAAGCCAGAAGAACTTGAAAACGCTAAAGCCAAACTGAAAGGATCATTCATCATGTCATTAGAGCAACCTGCAACCATTGCAAGATTCGCTTTAAACCAAAAAGTTCAGGATCTTCCTGCTGATTTCTATATCAACTACTTAAAATCTATTGATAAAGTAACTGCTGCAGACGTTACCAGCGCTGTAAAAGCTACTATTTTACCAAATCAGAGCAGAATTTTCATTGCTGGTAAAGCATCTGATATTTCTGAAGGGCTGGAGAAACTAGGATACCCTGTAAAATACTTTGATAAAGAGGCAAATCCTGTTGCAAAGCCAGCTGTACAAAAGGTTGATGCCAATGTAACCGTAGCTTCTGTTGTTGATAAGTATATTGCTGCTATCGGAGGAAAAGCTAATTTGGCAAAAATTACTTCATACACTACGAATGCAACGATGTCTATGCAGGGACAAAACCTTGACTTCAAAATTGTTAAAGCTCAAGGTGGAAAAGAATTACAAACCATTTCTATGGGAGCAATGACTGTTCAGAAACAAGTTTTCGATGGTAAAACAGGATATTCTGAGCAAGGCGGACAAAAGGTTCCAATGAGTAAGGAAGAAGTTGCTGAAAACCTTAAAAACACTGAACTTTTCGAAGAATTAGGTTTTGCTAAATCTCCAGATTACAAATTAGCAGGCATTGAAAAGATCAACGGAGAAGATTCTTACGCGATTAAATCGGGTGATAAAGCATTCTATTACAGCGTAAAAACAGGTCTTAAAACAGGAGAAACCGAAACTGTAAAGGCACAAGGACAAACCATGACAATTCCTACCACTTTTGCTGATTATAAAGATGTATCAGGGGTGAAAATGCCTTACACCATTACAGTGAATCAAATGGGTATGGATATGGTTATGAAAGTAAAATCATACGAAATAAACCAGGCTAAAGATTCTGATTTTAAATAA
- the recR gene encoding recombination mediator RecR: MDYPSKVLAKAVDEISGLPGIGRKTALRLALHLLKQPASRAISLGNSLINLVNEIKYCKDCHNFSDFEICEICSNDKRNSDTICIVEDVRDVIAIENTGKYIGKYLILGGKISPMEGIGPHQLNIPSIERKLNEGSIKELIFALSATMEGDTTAYYIYKKFKNFKVNFSSIARGISVGDELEYADEISLGRSIMNRLPYNEGHV, encoded by the coding sequence ATGGATTATCCTAGTAAAGTTTTAGCGAAGGCAGTAGATGAAATTTCCGGATTACCCGGTATAGGTAGAAAAACAGCTTTGAGATTGGCCCTGCATTTATTGAAACAGCCGGCTTCCAGAGCAATAAGCTTGGGTAATTCGCTCATTAATCTTGTTAATGAAATAAAATATTGCAAAGACTGTCACAATTTTTCTGATTTTGAGATCTGCGAGATCTGCAGTAATGATAAACGGAATAGCGATACGATTTGCATTGTGGAAGATGTCCGGGATGTAATTGCCATTGAAAATACAGGAAAATACATTGGTAAATATCTTATTCTGGGAGGAAAAATATCGCCAATGGAAGGAATTGGGCCTCATCAATTAAATATCCCGAGTATTGAAAGAAAACTGAATGAAGGAAGTATAAAAGAGCTTATTTTTGCCTTAAGCGCTACGATGGAAGGTGATACTACCGCTTATTATATCTATAAGAAATTCAAAAATTTCAAAGTGAATTTTTCCAGTATTGCCAGAGGTATTTCTGTGGGTGATGAGTTGGAATATGCCGATGAAATTTCTTTGGGTAGGTCTATTATGAACCGATTGCCTTATAACGAAGGACATGTGTAA
- a CDS encoding TIGR00730 family Rossman fold protein — MKSITVFCGSSFGSDNVFKEQATLLGQTLAKQNIQLVYGGSNTGLMGAVADGSLHAGGKVIGVLPHFLQSKEIAHQHLTELILVDTMHERKTKMNDLCDGVIVLPGGYGTLEEFFEMITWAQLGLHKKPIAILNIDGFYDDLIKLTQTMVDKGFLKQVNQDMLLISDTIDELLVMMKSYTAPTVEKWISKDEV; from the coding sequence ATGAAAAGTATCACCGTATTTTGCGGTTCAAGTTTCGGTTCAGATAATGTTTTTAAAGAACAGGCAACTTTACTTGGACAGACTTTAGCCAAACAAAATATTCAACTCGTCTATGGCGGTTCAAACACAGGTTTGATGGGAGCCGTTGCAGACGGTTCTCTACATGCAGGCGGAAAAGTAATCGGAGTTCTTCCCCATTTCTTGCAATCCAAGGAAATTGCTCATCAACACTTAACCGAGTTGATCTTAGTAGATACCATGCATGAAAGAAAAACCAAAATGAATGATCTCTGTGACGGTGTCATTGTTCTTCCCGGAGGTTACGGAACATTGGAGGAGTTTTTCGAAATGATCACCTGGGCGCAATTAGGACTTCACAAAAAGCCTATTGCCATTTTGAACATTGACGGGTTTTATGATGATTTAATTAAACTTACTCAAACAATGGTTGATAAAGGATTTTTAAAACAGGTCAATCAGGATATGTTACTCATCAGTGATACTATTGATGAATTGTTGGTAATGATGAAAAGTTATACAGCTCCGACCGTTGAAAAATGGATTTCAAAAGATGAAGTTTAA
- a CDS encoding glycosyltransferase family A protein, translated as MVSVIIPMYNSEKTILNALNSVKAQTLSIEEFEVIVINDGSTDNSQSIVEEYIEKNSEMNLHLLNQVNKGVSSARNSGLKIAKGEFIALLDADDEWIPKKTEQQLRYFEDKDLNIDLLATKGNDKKILYPYKIGKNNLAEITFRKLLLRNEILAPTVMFKRKVLENTGFFDDNQRHAEDVNYWMRASLKNKMYILNESLVYVGKGKRTFGVSGLSADLSAMEKGFIKNLKEMYWLKNINSIQYLLLRIFYKAKYLFLLCRQFYYNFNVKN; from the coding sequence ATGGTTTCGGTAATTATTCCTATGTATAATTCTGAAAAGACTATATTAAATGCTTTAAATTCAGTTAAAGCACAAACATTAAGTATAGAAGAATTTGAAGTCATTGTTATTAATGATGGTTCCACAGATAATAGTCAAAGTATAGTGGAAGAGTATATAGAGAAAAATTCCGAAATGAATTTACATCTATTGAATCAGGTAAATAAAGGAGTATCCAGTGCGAGAAATTCCGGATTAAAAATAGCGAAAGGAGAGTTTATAGCTTTATTGGATGCCGATGATGAATGGATTCCAAAGAAGACGGAACAACAACTCAGATATTTTGAAGATAAAGATTTGAATATTGATCTTCTTGCAACAAAGGGAAATGATAAGAAAATTTTGTATCCATATAAGATTGGAAAAAACAATCTTGCTGAGATAACATTTAGGAAACTATTATTGAGAAATGAAATTTTAGCTCCGACGGTCATGTTCAAGAGAAAAGTCCTTGAAAATACAGGTTTTTTTGATGATAATCAGAGACATGCCGAAGATGTCAATTATTGGATGAGAGCCTCTTTAAAGAATAAGATGTATATATTGAATGAAAGTTTGGTATATGTGGGAAAAGGGAAAAGGACATTTGGAGTTTCAGGTCTTTCTGCAGATCTTTCAGCAATGGAAAAAGGATTTATAAAAAATCTTAAAGAAATGTATTGGTTAAAAAATATTAATTCTATACAATATTTATTGTTGAGGATTTTTTATAAAGCTAAATATCTATTTTTGTTATGTAGGCAATTTTACTATAATTTTAATGTGAAAAATTAA
- the secG gene encoding preprotein translocase subunit SecG, with the protein MDTIFTLLMVLVMIASILLTIVVMAQNPKGGGLSSTFGGASSAQFGVQRTNDFMEKATWTLGATIIVLILISVVITGKPSQVAPAAQQPVKKEAPAQSAPTSKSTTPVAPTK; encoded by the coding sequence ATGGATACTATATTTACACTATTAATGGTTCTTGTTATGATTGCCAGTATTTTACTGACAATTGTTGTTATGGCTCAAAATCCTAAAGGAGGAGGCCTTTCCAGTACATTTGGAGGTGCATCTTCTGCTCAGTTCGGAGTACAAAGAACCAACGATTTTATGGAAAAAGCAACGTGGACACTAGGAGCAACCATCATTGTTCTTATCCTAATAAGCGTTGTAATCACAGGAAAACCATCTCAAGTTGCTCCGGCTGCACAGCAACCAGTGAAGAAAGAAGCGCCTGCACAATCTGCTCCGACTTCTAAATCTACAACTCCGGTAGCTCCTACTAAATAA
- a CDS encoding pitrilysin family protein: MKKRLLSVAAAAFFGMALNAQQIKFEEYDLPNGLHVILHQDNSAPVVTTGVMYHVGAKDEVKGRTGFAHFFEHLLFEGTPNIKRGDWFKIVSSNGGQNNANTTNDRTYYYETFPSNNEQLGLWMEAERMRHAVINQVGVDTQREVVKEEKRLRMDNQPYGNLFTTIQKNLFTNHPYNWPTIGSMEDLNSAKLEEFQAFYKKYYVPNNATLVVAGDIKPEQTKKWIETYYGGIPKGTVYPKDFPKDAPITQEKEVTATDPNIQLPAYIFAYRTPANKEKDAYVLDMLSSYLSNGKSSVLYKKLVDQDKKALQVAAFNQGLEDYSIFAFFAIPMGQTTKQALQTDIDAEIKKLQTTLISEDDYQKLQNQYENQFVNANSSIQGIAASLATNHVLMGDTNLINKEIDIYRSITRQDLQNAAKKYLNSNQRIVINYVPEKK, from the coding sequence ATGAAAAAGCGACTTCTTTCTGTTGCTGCAGCGGCTTTCTTTGGAATGGCTTTGAACGCACAACAAATTAAATTTGAAGAATATGACTTACCAAACGGTCTTCACGTAATTTTACACCAGGATAATTCTGCACCGGTTGTTACAACTGGAGTAATGTACCATGTAGGTGCAAAAGATGAGGTAAAAGGAAGAACTGGTTTTGCTCACTTCTTCGAACATCTTTTATTTGAAGGAACCCCAAACATTAAAAGAGGTGACTGGTTTAAGATTGTTTCTTCAAACGGAGGGCAAAACAACGCTAACACGACCAACGACAGAACTTATTATTATGAAACTTTCCCATCAAACAACGAACAATTGGGTCTTTGGATGGAAGCTGAGAGAATGCGTCACGCTGTAATCAACCAGGTTGGTGTAGATACTCAGAGAGAAGTTGTAAAAGAAGAAAAAAGATTGAGAATGGATAACCAGCCTTATGGTAATCTTTTCACGACAATTCAAAAAAACTTATTTACCAATCACCCGTACAACTGGCCAACAATCGGTTCTATGGAAGATTTGAACTCTGCGAAATTGGAAGAATTCCAGGCGTTCTATAAAAAATATTATGTTCCTAATAACGCTACTTTGGTTGTTGCCGGAGATATCAAACCTGAGCAAACGAAAAAGTGGATTGAAACGTATTACGGAGGCATTCCAAAAGGAACGGTTTATCCGAAAGATTTCCCGAAAGATGCTCCTATCACTCAGGAAAAAGAAGTTACAGCAACAGACCCGAATATTCAGCTTCCGGCTTATATTTTCGCGTACAGAACTCCTGCTAACAAAGAGAAAGATGCTTATGTTTTAGATATGCTTTCTTCTTATTTAAGTAACGGAAAGTCTTCTGTTTTATACAAAAAATTAGTTGATCAGGATAAAAAAGCGCTTCAGGTAGCTGCTTTCAACCAAGGCCTAGAAGATTACAGTATCTTCGCTTTCTTCGCAATCCCGATGGGACAGACTACAAAACAGGCTTTACAGACTGACATTGATGCTGAAATCAAAAAATTACAGACTACTTTGATCTCTGAGGATGATTATCAGAAACTTCAAAACCAGTACGAAAACCAGTTTGTAAATGCCAACTCAAGCATTCAGGGAATTGCTGCTTCATTGGCTACCAACCACGTATTGATGGGTGATACAAATTTGATCAACAAAGAAATCGACATCTACAGATCTATCACAAGACAGGATCTTCAGAATGCGGCTAAAAAGTATCTTAATTCTAACCAAAGAATCGTCATTAATTACGTACCTGAAAAAAAGTAA
- a CDS encoding NAD(P)/FAD-dependent oxidoreductase, producing the protein MITTDILIIGAGPTGLFAVFEAGLLKMKCHIIDALPQPGGQLAELYPKKPIFDIPGYPSVNAGELVDNLMEQIKQFQPGFTLGETAVSYTKVDDEWFEVVTNKGTVHRAKAIAIAGGLGTFEPRKPTIENVADYEEKGLEYFVKEPEHFRNKKVVIAGGGDSALDWSIFLSNVASEVTLIHRRNEFRGALDSVEKVQDLKNQGKIKLITPAEVTGIKGDGKVEAITVAVDGQEPFDIETDYFIPLFGLTPKLGEIGNWGLNIEKNAIVVNNALDYQTNIDGIYAIGDINTYPGKLKLILCGFHEATLMCQSVYNRLNPGKKFVLKYTTVSGVDGFDGSRKEAEKAVVKKID; encoded by the coding sequence ATGATAACTACCGATATATTGATCATAGGAGCAGGACCAACGGGGCTTTTTGCTGTATTTGAAGCAGGATTATTAAAAATGAAGTGTCACATCATCGACGCACTTCCTCAGCCGGGAGGACAATTGGCAGAGCTTTATCCTAAAAAACCTATTTTCGATATTCCGGGGTATCCATCTGTAAATGCGGGTGAATTAGTAGATAATCTGATGGAGCAGATCAAACAGTTTCAGCCAGGTTTTACGTTGGGAGAAACAGCGGTTTCTTATACTAAAGTAGATGATGAGTGGTTTGAAGTGGTTACGAACAAGGGAACTGTTCACAGAGCGAAAGCTATTGCTATTGCAGGAGGATTGGGAACTTTCGAGCCTAGAAAGCCAACTATAGAAAATGTAGCTGATTACGAAGAAAAAGGTCTTGAGTATTTTGTAAAAGAACCTGAACATTTCAGAAATAAAAAAGTAGTCATTGCTGGTGGAGGAGATTCTGCACTTGACTGGAGCATTTTCCTATCTAATGTTGCGAGTGAAGTAACATTAATTCACAGAAGAAATGAGTTCCGTGGGGCTTTGGATTCTGTAGAAAAAGTTCAGGATTTAAAAAATCAGGGGAAAATTAAATTAATCACCCCAGCTGAAGTTACAGGAATTAAAGGGGATGGAAAAGTTGAAGCCATTACTGTTGCTGTAGACGGTCAGGAACCTTTCGATATTGAAACAGATTACTTTATCCCATTATTCGGGTTAACTCCAAAATTAGGGGAAATTGGAAACTGGGGATTGAATATAGAGAAAAATGCGATCGTTGTAAATAACGCTTTAGATTATCAGACAAATATCGATGGAATTTACGCAATCGGGGATATTAATACTTACCCTGGAAAACTGAAGTTAATTCTTTGCGGTTTCCATGAAGCAACTTTGATGTGTCAGAGTGTTTACAACAGGCTGAATCCGGGTAAAAAATTCGTATTGAAATATACAACAGTGAGTGGAGTAGACGGTTTCGACGGAAGCAGAAAAGAAGCTGAGAAGGCAGTTGTGAAAAAAATTGATTAG